In Littorina saxatilis isolate snail1 linkage group LG8, US_GU_Lsax_2.0, whole genome shotgun sequence, a single genomic region encodes these proteins:
- the LOC138974947 gene encoding heat shock factor 2-binding protein-like, with amino-acid sequence MNPASTAIEKLLLTSEQVTKNFQLLLTEWGELKRSLHDSPLYYATPQIKPHEGEVTINRDTLTQLKTLTSRLQHTLPAVLRSGLSAATKAATLQQDVSAAQKQTAELAAESVQWKNKFTTASSDCQKEKQEVVELQKEVAHLWEQLNQQSDFSSSLGAATATLLWRVSRNQDTIAALLGGSKVEEFLGLTCSTVQSYVDAYQNDWPPPETNESRFILALCGTVTNIAASAYGRDFLMGSENGQRLIDAFFTFVSQAPLKKSAKIKSLMLMGLYNVSINQKGVQYLITKPGTLSLLAWHLKEETDVENRVNTLRLLQSIVAECDTNTPLRLLQPVPRPLLKTLSCDRNKQIKDLATELVTDLAAISAEP; translated from the exons ATGAATCCCGCGAGTACAGCCATCGAAAAACTG CTGTTGACCAGTGAGCAGGTGACAAAAAACTTCCAACTACTGCTCACAGAATGGGGAGAACTGAAAAGATCACTTCACGATTCACCTCTCTACTATGCAACACCACAGATAAAG CCTCATGAGGGAGAAGTGACGATCAATAGGGACACACTAACACAGCTGAAGACGTTGACATCACGACTCCAGCACACCCTGCCAGCAGTTCTACGTAGTGGTCTCTCAGCAGCAACCAAGGCAGCCACACTGCAACAAG ACGTCAGCGCAGCCCAGAAGCAGACAGCAGAACTGGCAGCAGAGAGTGTGCAGTGGAAAAACAAGTTCACCACAGCGTCCTCAGATTGCCAGAAAGAGAAACAG GAAGTGGTTGAGCTGCAGAAGGAGGTGGCCCATCTGTGGGAACAACTCAACCAGCAGTCAGACTTCAGCTCCAGTCTGGGTGCCGCCACCGCCACGCTGCTATGGAGAGTGTCCCGTAACCAGGACACCATTGCCGCTCTGCTCGGCGGG AGCAAGGTGGAGGAGTTTCTCGGTCTGACGTGCAGCACCGTACAGAGCTATGTAGACGCTTACCAGAACGACTGGCCACCACCAGAGACGAATGAATCCAGATTTATCTTGGCGCTATGTGGCACTGTTACAA ACATAGCAGCCTCTGCCTACGGGCGAGACTTTCTGATGGGTAGTGAGAACGGACAGCGACTGATTGACGCCTTCTTCACCTTTGTGTCGCAAGCTCCACTCAAAAAGAGCGCTAAAATCAAAAG CCTGATGTTGATGGGACTGTACAATGTCAGCATCAACCAGAAAGGAGTGCAGTACCTCATCACCAAACCTGGCACTCTGTCTCTGCTGGCATGGCATCTCAAAG AGGAAACTGATGTGGAGAACCGAGTGAACACACTAAGGTTGTTACAATCCATTGTGGCTGAATGCGATACCAACACACCTTTACGTCTCCTGCAGCCT